Within Felis catus isolate Fca126 chromosome A1, F.catus_Fca126_mat1.0, whole genome shotgun sequence, the genomic segment TCCTGGGTGCATCCTGGGTGCATGATGGGTGCTGAGTGCACTGGGTACGTCTTGGGTGGATCCTGGGCACTGAGCATCCTGAGTGCTCAGTGCAGTGCTCTGGGTGTGTCCTGAGAGGATTGTGGGAGCTGAGTGTCCTGGGTGGATCCTGGGTGGATTGTGGGCACCATGCATCCTGGGTGCATCCTGGGTGCGTGATGGGTGCTGAGTGCCCTGGGTACGTCCTGGGTGGATTGTGGGAACTGAGTGTCCTGGGTATGTCCTGGGTGCATGATGGGTGCTGAGTGCCCTGGGTGTGTCTTGGGTGCATGATGGGTGCTGAGTGCCCTCGTGTGTCCTGGGTGGATCACGGGTGCTGTGTGTCCTGAGTGGATCACGGGTACTGAGTGCTCTGGGTATATCCTGGGTACATCCTGGGTACATGATGGGTGCTGAGTGCCCTGGATGCGTCCTGGGTGCATGATGGGTGCTGAGTGTCCTGGGTGCATCCTGGGTGGATCGTGGGCACTGAGCATCTGGGTGCATTCTAGGTGGATCGTGGGCACTGAGTGCTCTGGGTACATCCTGAGTGCATGATGGGTGCTGAGTGCCCTGGGTGCATTCTGGGTGGATCATGGGTTCTGTGTGTCCTGAATGGATCGTGGGCACTGTATGCTCTGCGTACATCCTTGGGTGCATTGTGAGTGCCCTGGGTAGGTCCTGGATGCGTCCTGGGTGCTGGCACAGGCATTTGTGCTCCCAGGACCTCTGGGTTTGAGCTTTGTCCTGCACCCCAGACTGTAGTTGCCCTGCATTTCATACATGGCAGATTTCCACCAACCAAGCTGCCTTTCAAAGGGCTAGGTTTATATTTCTAAGGTTCAGGAGAAACATGTCCAAGGAGCTCCAGGAGGGAAGCTGatcctttccatttgtttttgtgctTTATCCTTGCTCTTTCCAGAGGCTGAATGTTTGAGAACtgggatgggtggatggagaggCTGGAGGGGCCAGTGCTGATGGCCCTACACCCTGGGACGCCAAATTGCAGGCTCCCCTACACTGCCACTGGTCTCCTGGCAGCTGGGTGGCTGGTCAGGAGGGCAAGTGAGCCAGAGGTTCCTGCAGGAGGAGGTGTGCATGGGCCAGGATGATGCCTGGCGAGTCTGTGGAGGTCAGCATGGCCAAGGGGAAGGAGACCCAGAGAACTCAGCACCAGCCTCTGCGTTATCTCCATGAGCTCTCCTTGCCGGTGGCACAGACTACTCTCTGTGGACCGTCCTGTGCTGAGGCCAGCATGCACCCTGTGGCAGGGCTCACCTCTGCCCCTGAATTGGGCCTGCAAACTGAGCCCGCACTTACTCTGGGGGACGTGCCTAGTGGGAGGCAGTGGGGTCAGTATAAGGGCCTCTTCCCTTCTGCAGCCTCAGGGCTGTAGCCAAACCACTGGGCACCAGCCTGGGAGGCCGGGACCCCTGGGAGGCAGCCCAAGGCCTGAGCGGTGGGGGAGACAccaccttttctttcctcttggccTGGTAAGCCCTGCACCCCACGTCCGTCTCCTGGCCTGGAACCCCAGAGAGGCCGAGGCCCTCCGTGAAGGCAGTGCGTGCCAAGCCAGGTCACAGCCCTGCAATCACGTGGGCCCTGCAAGAATGCCCCGGCCACTCCCTGCTCTGTCTGCTGGACATCAGCCCCTGGTTCCTGGGCCCCAAGGGTGCTGGGATGCACTCCAACCCTCAGGAGTTAGCATCGCAGAGACCCTTCTTGGTGGGTGCCAAGGCACATAGCCCTGAGACCCTCACTGAGGATCCTGGGCCTGCATGGGGTTGCTTGCTGAGCCCCTTCTGGCCCTGCAGGCCTGCCCTGGGACTTGAAGGCCCGTTCTGCCTCTATGCTCCCCAAggacctgggggaggagggccaTGGCAGGGAAAGCCTGCTGGCCACTTGGGCTCCTGCAGGAGGGAGGCATGGCCCTGGAGTGCCAAGTGAGGGGTTAACAGTTGTTTCTTCTGgtccagagacagaaggaagaaaagtcccgccctgcccctccaccctgccccttctccccctcccagcgttcctccttccttctgccgGTGAATTCCCGGAATTCCTTCTCAATCGCCTGGGTGTGATCCAGCGCCTGGCACTTCTCTTGAGTCCTTACCCTGTGGCCTCCAGGCTTGGAAGCCAGCGCCTGTCCCTGTGATCCAGGGTCCAGGGTGGGGGCTACAAAAGCCCGCTCAGTGTTGGGGGAGGCAATTCTTGGCTGGCAGAGGGGTTGTGGACGGCTGGTTCCCACTCCGTGCAGCCACAGGCACTGGGGAGTCAGGAGTCAGGCCAAGACCTGGCCCTGTCCTCTTAGCACCTGGCCTTGAAGGTCACCCCCAGCCACTTGCACGGGAGCCCCTGTTTCTGGCAGGGGGGTGCGAGGTTCTGAACTACCTCAGCACTGCTGGAAAAAGCATTCTTGTCTGTGCTGTCTTGTGTTTGTCGGGGGCTAGACACCCCACCTCGGCTGGTAGTTCTGGTCAGCTGCATTCCAGGACCCCAAAGGCCTggtgtgggtggagggtgggtgagCGTCTGGGGAGGCCTGCAGCAGCGGCCACAGAGGCAGGCAGCACCTCACAGCCCACTTCCCGCCCCCGGGGAACAGGTGCCTCTGGCTGGATGTGTCCCTGGGGCACATGGCATGCTCTCCTTCTAGAGCTGGCCCCTACCTGGTCCAGAGGGTCATGGCTGCAGGTGTAGCCACAATACCAGATCCACCACTGCAGCTGTGCCATTGAGACCAAGTCCCTGACTTGCAGGAGCTCTCACAGCTCCCCAAGTGTAGGTTATACTGGCCAGCAGGGGTCAGGTGGCTGACCAGAGGAGCTGACCAGAGATTCTTCTGGTGGCTGCCAAGGATGAAGCCTGGCCTGTCTCTGGCCAGCCTGGAAGAGTGAGGAAGTGGGGGGTGGATGCCAGTCTAGGCCTGCAGGCTGTCCCTCCCTGGAGGGAAGGCATCTCTTGTGGGCTGTTGAACCCAGACCTGGGCTGTCAGGACCCCAAGATACACAGTGCTGTAACATAGGCCAGGTTCAGGGCAAGGCTGCGCTCAGCTGGGAAAACCATCCTGTGGCcatgcccttcccttccctacaGGGACGCTACTCCCTGAGGGTCAGTCCTCCCTGGAGGACAGTCCTCCTGTGAAGATGCTCCTCCCTGGGGGACATTCCTCTTTGGGGGACAGTCCTCCTGTGAAACTGCTCCTCCCTGGGCACAGTCCTCCTGTGGGGACACACCTCCCTGGGGGACAGTCTTCCCTGTAGGGATGCTCCTCCCTGGGGGACAGTCCTCCTGTGGGGACGCTCTTCCCTGGGGGACAATCCTTCTGTGGAAATGCTCCTCCCTGGAGATAGTCCTCCTGTGGGGACATTCCTCCCTGGGGGAGAGTCTTCCCTGTAGGGATGCTCCTCCCTGGGGGACAATCCTCCTGTGGGATGCTCCTCCCTGGGGGACAATCCTCCTGTGGGGACGCTCTTCCCTGGGGGACAGTCCTCCTGTGGGGATGTTACTCCCTGGGGCACAGTCCTCTTGTGGGGACGCTCCTCCCTGGGGGACAGTCCTCCTGTGGGACACTCCTCCCTGGGAGACAATCCTCCCTGTGGGGACACTTCTCCCTGGGGGACAGTCCTCCTGTGGGGATGTTCCTCCCTGGGGCACAGTCCTCTTGTGGGGATGTTCCTCCCTGGGGGACAGTCCTCCTGTGGGACACTCCTCCCTGGGGGACAATCCTTCCTGGGGTACAGTCCTTTTATGGGGATGCTCCTCCCTGGGGCACAGTCCTCTGAATGGGACGCTCCTCCCTGGGGGACAGTCTTCCTGTGTGGATGCTCCTCCCTCGTGCACAATCCTCCTGTGGGATGCTCCTTTAGGGGTACAGTCCTCCTGTGGGGACAGTTCTCCTGTAGGGATGCTCTTCCCTGAGGGACAGTCTTTCCTGTGGGGATGCTCCTCCCTGGGGGATAGTCCTCCTATGGGGATGCTCCTCCTTGGGGCACAGTCCTCCTGTGGGGATACTCTTCTCCCGGGGGTATAGTCCTCCCTGGGGTACAGTCCTCCCTGTGGGGATCCTCCTCCATGGGGGACAGTCCTCCCTGTCGGGATGCCCATCCCTGGGGGACAGTCTTCCTGTGGGGACGCTCCTCCCTGGGGGACAGTCCTCCCTGTAGGGATGTTCCTCCCTGGGCACAGTCCTTCCTTTGGGGATGCTTCTCCCTGTAGAGATATTCCTTCCTATAAGGACAGTCCTCCTGTGGGGATGCTCCTCCCTGTGAGAGAGTCCTCCTGTGGGAATACCGTCCCGGTGGGGACAGTATCCCCCAGAGACACTCTCCCTGTGGGGACAGTCCCCTCCCCCTGGGGACATCCTCCTGTGGGGTTGGCCTGTGTGGGAGGAGCCCTTGTGTGACAGAGATGTATGTGTCGTCAAGTTAGCTGAGGACACATCTTCACTGTCTCCACAGGCAGGAGGTCTGCAGCTGCCCCACCTCTGTGTCACCCCTCCTTGCTGCAGCCTGAGGTTGTCACCACTGCAAGGGCCATGCTGCCCATGACAGTTCAGCCTTGTCTGCAGCCCTACAGGATCTCCAGGCGTGGCCCTCTTCACAGGGGTAAAGGGCAGCCCATCAGGTGGCCCCTCCAGAGTGTGCTCTGCACTGCGCTTCCCGAACCACAGGCCACATGAGGACTTGGGCACAGACATGAGAATCCTGGTGCACTCGCCCAGCAGCCACTGACATGTGTGTTATTTCACCTGCTGGGTCCCAGCGTtccagagcagggctggggaaggTCGTAAAAACGTTGCGGTAacctatatattatttttatgccGGGGCTTAACACGGCGCCTTTGACACATGTGCGGGAGCCTTGTCATAAATCAGGCCCTGGGTTCACCAGGCGCACATACAGGAGGCTGCCCGTGCCTCACATGTATGCTCTGGGGAGCCTGGCCTTGGGGCCGGAGCTTGAGATCCTGCAGCCTGGGTCTGGGGTCCAGCCGCTGGctggcctccctggcctcccacAAAGTTTCCTTTAGTGCAGGGGACAGTGACAGCTCTCAGCAGCTCCAGGCCGGAAGTTGAGGGAATGCCCACACGCATGTGTCAGTGTGCATTCTCTGGATGCGCGTGCATTTGTGTGTCTGCGTGCAGATGTGGCTGCGCAGAGGCCCAGCTCCTCTGTCCACTCCAGGCCAGCCTCCAAAGCCTCCTGACTGGATGAGCCGGCTGTGCCTGGTCACAGCCACAGACGTTCCCCTGGGCAGACAGGCGACGGCAGCCCCGGGGCATCTTCTGGTCCCAGGAGACCAAAGGGAGTCAGGCTCTCTCTCCTCACTGGACCTCTGGGCATCCGCTTCTTCCTCTGCATACAGGGCTGGCTCCAGCATAGGGTGGGCGAGGTGAGGGGCTGCAAGGAAAATGATGCGTTCTTTCTGGACCAGGAATCTGGAGGGCCATCCTGGCGAGGTGCACATCCTGGACGTGCAGCTTCACCGGGGGATGGCCCCTGAGGATGAGCCAGCCTTCTTCATGGGTGTGTGCATGGCTGGGTCAGGGCTCCTTCCTCACTGCCCTTCAGCTCTGGGCTgaggccccagggcagggctgctgagtgCTACAGCACTGCCTGCTTCCAGCCCTTTCTCTGGGCTCCTTGGGGGCAGGAACTGGCTCTGAGGGACCACAGGGTCCTGTGTGGTTCTGAGCCTCCTGCCCTGGTGGGTGTGTCTTCACTCTCCATCCTCTCTTCCAGGGAGAGGGGGCCCCCTGCCTTACATCCTGGCTGGGAGACACGCGGACACACATCCCCACAGCCCCCAGAATGTCTGTGTGCGCACGTGTACTGTGTGCCTCAGCAGGCCGGGGACCCGGTGGCGGGTCACATCTATGGAGCCCAGGAGCAGGCTTTAGGAGAGGATGTCCTGGTTGCACAAGGTACAACCCCAAACTGTCCAACACAATAGCCAACATTGGTGAAAGGCCTGTTTTGGGGTCTGACTGGCAGTTCTGGCTCTGGGCCTCCCATGGGGACCTGGGCTGCATCTGTCTTATCTGTCCTCTGAGGAGGCTCTGGAGTGACTGCCAGGCACGAAGCCTCCTGACAAAGGTGTCATTTCTTCCCAGTTCTGCCCCTGACCCCAGGCAGGATGGTGGAAACAGCTCTGTCCCCTGACTACCTGCCCCTGCAGAGTCAGGCAGGGTCCCAGGTCCTCCCTGCTCTGGACAGCAGGAACAGCTGACCTCCTTGACCCCATCTGGGGGCAGCAGAGGGGTCAGGATGGGTGGTTGAGGGGAGCTTGGGGCAAGGCAGGAGCCCACTGGGGCTGAGCTTGCCAGTGGCCAGGGCGGCTCTCCAGTGCCTTTGCAAAGGCAGGCTGGAGCAGGCGGGCGTGGAGGTGGAGACTCAGACCTACGGGGTAGGTGGCCAGGAGGGGTCCTTCCTGAGTGGGAGTCATCCCTGAGTGGGGTCCTGGGAGGGGCCTATCTGGCAGAGGCTGGCCCTAAGGGTCTGTGGCTGTGGGGGAAGTGGGCAGAGAagcagttacacacacacacacacacgcacacatacatacatacacacacatacatagacacacatacacacacaggacacacacatacacatatacatacacagacacacacagacacacatagatacacacacacatacatacaccaacagacacacagacacatatacacacgtagacacacacatgcacacatacacacacacacagacatactcCGACATACACTTATACACACACAGCCAGCCTCAGGGGCAGCTTGCTGAgccacagggagggagggtgggcatGTAAGGTGCTGATGTGGCCCCCACCATTCCAGGCAGCCAGGCAGTGGAGGGCACTGGACTGACAGATAAGCTATCTGTGCGGAGTGCTGGAGAGGAGGCCTTATCAGTACTGGCGGAAGGACAGGCTCCTCAGGAGATAGACGCAGGCAGCTGAAGGTGACACCTGATAAAAGTCCTCAGGCCCGACTGGGGTTGGGGATGGAGAGCTGGCCTGACCTTCCACCTGCTGGGCCCTCTTGTTCTCTGGGATGTGGGCATCTGGACTGTGGGCACCTGGGATGTGGGCATCTGGACCGTGAGCATCTGAGTTGTGGGCACCTGGGAGGTGGGCATCTGGACCATGGACAACTGGGAGGTGGGCATCTGGGCTGTAGGCACCTGGACCATGGACAGCTGGGAAGTGGGCATCTGGACCATGAGTATCTGGGACATAGGAACCTGGGAGGTGGGCATCTGGTCTGTGGGCACCTGGGAAGTGGGCATGTGAGTAATCCAGCATCTGTACTTTGGGTACCTGGGATGAGGGTACCTGGGCCGTGGACACCTGGGAAAGTGGGCATCTAGGCTGTGGGCACCTGGAAAATAGGCATCTGGACTGTGGACACCTGGGACGTGGGCATCTTGGAAGCCAGTGTCTGGACCGCAGTTACCTGGGATGAAGGCACCTTGGCTATGGACACCAGACTGTGGACACCTGGGAGGTGGGCATCTGGGCCATGGACACCTGGGAGGTGGGCATCTAGACTGTGGGCACCTGGGAAATGGGCATCTGAGAATCCAGCATCTGGACTGTGGGTACCTGGGATGAGGGTACCTGGGCCATGGATACCCGGGAAAGTGGGCATCTAGGCTGTGGGCACCTGGAAAGTGGGCATCTTGGAAGCCAGTGTCTGGACTGTGGGTACCTGGCATGAAGGCACCTGGGCTATGGACACCAGACTGTGGACACCTGGGAAATGGGCATTGTCGACATCTGGGTCATGGACACATTTGGCCTGGAATATCTCGGCCTGGGGCAGTCTCATGGGCATCTGGCTAGTTCAGGTGCCACCCTGGCTTGCTGGTGGTGGCATTTCTCCTGGGCCTGGGCATGGCCTTCTCACACAGGAGCGGTGGAAGGTGTCTGTGTGGAGGGTGTGGAGAGGCAGTGGAAATTAGCTCCACAGGAAAAGCATGGGACATTATGAAACACATTGGCTGTAATTCAGAGGCAATGTCCAGGTGCTGAGATTCAGATGGGGGCAGCCCCACTCTGAGGGGGGCCTCATACCAGCCCTGCAGCAGCCGGGGACCCTCACACAGGTCCTCACACACCTCCATCACCCACACTGCAAGGCCCAGAGATAGGGCCTGGAGTGCAGACCTTCTCCTTACCAAGTCTCTCCAAAGGGACGCTGGATTGTTCCTTGAAGCCAGCTCcagggtggggctctgtgctcccagcccCTGGAGAAGCCCCGCCCAGGATCCTGGGACAGTGGGCCCCATTTGCTCCGGGTCCCAGGCTGTCTGTCCTTTAGCTCTGCACAATGCGATGATGCAGGAGGGGCACCCCCGGCCCTTCCTGGTTGGGTGGCTGCTGTCTGGCAGGCTCagcccctgcttgtgcatgcgtCTGGGGGTTTCCAAAGCTGGCCCTGAGGTCTATCGGGACAGAAGGTGGGTGCAGTATGCTGGGCCGGTGGCCTGGCTGGGGAGCCGCCCGCCCACAGCACACACATGTGTTTTATAAGGACATAGGAGGTGGCTTCTGCTCTCTGCTccactgcattttatttaaaaggtagGGGAAAGAAAGTCAAATAAACAGTGGTTCCCACAA encodes:
- the LOC123386700 gene encoding spidroin-2-like; translation: MPTFPGIHGPGTLIPGTHSPDAGFSDAHFPGAHSLDAHLPGVHGPDAHLPGVHSLVSIAKVPSSQVSTAQVPSSQVPKVQMLDYSHAHFPGAHRPDAHLPGSYVPDTHGPDAHFPAVHGPGAYSPDAHLPVVHGPDAHLPGAHNSDAHGPDAHIPGAHSPDAHIPENKRAQQVEGQASSPSPTPVGPEDFYQVSPSAACVYLLRSLSFRQY